In the Hordeum vulgare subsp. vulgare chromosome 7H, MorexV3_pseudomolecules_assembly, whole genome shotgun sequence genome, one interval contains:
- the LOC123408162 gene encoding transcription factor MYC2-like, producing the protein MDDELINPCSSFPVCPPSCQLSTVEVEHHNQFIEFASCEVPEQWLLSDVVVPAKSDDAGRLWPELSLLSTVSDFSELPTVSLPASTKPQPAAKRQGRKSGTRSQRPNVSHVEAERKRRHKLNRRFCDLRAAVPNVSRMDKASLLADAVTCIAELRSRLSRLEDKSKQAAAARWEKSASSRCCVGNDFQHHLAGNEAVEVRMLGREAAAVRMTTAAGSVPHAPARLMGAVRSLELHVHHACVSCRPGETVQDVVVDVPAALQHDDGAALHSALLLGLQDSAQP; encoded by the coding sequence ATGGACGACGAGCTAATCAACCCGTGCTCCTCCTTCCCTGTCTGTCCGCCGTCCTGCCAGCTCTCCACAGTTGAAGTCGAGCACCACAACCAGTTTATCGAGTTCGCCTCCTGCGAGGTCCCCGAGCAGTGGCTGCTCAGCGACGTCGTCGTTCCGGCCAAGAGTGACGACGCGGGCCGCCTGTGGCCCGAGTTGTCCCTGCTCTCCACGGTCTCCGACTTCTCTGAGCTTCCAACTGTGAGCCTCCCGGCTTCCACGAAGCCGCAGCCGGCGGCCAAGCGGCAGGGACGTAAATCGGGAACCCGCTCCCAGCGGCCCAACGTTAGCCACGTGGAGGCGGAACGGAAGCGGCGCCATAAGCTGAACCGTCGCTTCTGCGACCTCCGCGCTGCCGTGCCCAACGTGTCCCGCATGGACAAGGCCTCTCTCCTCGCCGACGCGGTCACGTGTATCGCCGAGCTCCGCAGCCGACTGTCGCGGTTGGAGGACAAGAGCAAGCAGGCGGCCGccgcgaggtgggagaagagcgcGTCCTCCCGCTGTTGCGTTGGCAACGACTTCCAGCATCACCTTGCCGGCAACGAGGCAGTGGAGGTGCGGATGCTTggtcgggaggcggcggcggtgcgtaTGACGACGGCCGCAGGGTCCgtcccgcatgcgccagcgcgacTAATGGGCGCGGTCCGGTCACTGGAGCTGCATGTGCATCACGCGTGCGTGAGCTGCAGGCCGGGCGAGACGGTGCAGGATGTGGTCGTTGACGTGCCCGCTGCGCTGCAGCACGATGATGGCGCCGCCCTCCACTCCGCGCTGCTCCTGGGGTTACAGGACAGCGCCCAGCCATAG